A region of Streptomyces sp. NBC_01750 DNA encodes the following proteins:
- a CDS encoding xanthine dehydrogenase family protein molybdopterin-binding subunit — protein MSNDAATTATPQAVDGPQPQTQPPAHGLGASLPPADARAKTEGTFPYAADLWAEGLLWAAILRSPHPHARISSIDTSAALDMPGVRAVVTHQDIPGDSSYGRRIADRPVFASEIVRHHGEAIAAVAADHPDTARLAAAAIAVEYEPLEPVTDPEKAFAAEPLHPDGNLIRHIPLRYGDPDVAGEVIVEGLYRIGRQDPAPIGAEAGLAVPRPDGGVELYVASTDPHTDRDLAAACFGLEQDRVKVVVTGVPGATGDREDPGFQLPLGLLALKTGCPVKLTATREESFLGHAHRHPTLLRYRHHADAEGRLVKVEAQLLLDAGAYADASSESLAAAVAFACGPYVVPHAFIEGWAVRTNNPPSGHVRGEGAMQVCAAYEAQMDKLSAKLGLDPTELRLRNALATGDILPTGQTVTCPAPVAELLHAVRDFPLPDLPKDTPENDWLLPGGPEGAGEPGAIRRGVGYALGMVHMLGAEGTDEVSTATVKVHDGIATVICAAVETGQGFTTLARQIVQETLGIEEVRVASVDTDQPPAGPAAHGRHTWVSGGAVERAARMVRTQLLQPLAHKFGMSTELLQITDGKITSYDGVLSTTVTEAMDGKELWATAQCRPHPTEPLDDSGQGDAFVGLAFCAIRAVVDVDIELGSIRVVEMAVAQDVGRVLNPAQLASRIEAGVTQGVGTALTENLRTARGLVRHPDLTGYALPTSLDAPDIRIVKLVEERDVVAPFGAKPASAAPVVTSPAAVASAVRAATGRPINRLPIRPQAAVAIPNS, from the coding sequence GTGAGCAACGACGCGGCCACCACTGCGACGCCCCAGGCGGTCGACGGCCCTCAGCCACAGACCCAGCCGCCTGCGCACGGACTCGGTGCCTCCCTCCCGCCGGCCGATGCCCGCGCCAAGACCGAGGGCACGTTTCCGTACGCCGCCGACCTGTGGGCCGAAGGGCTGCTGTGGGCGGCGATCCTGCGCTCCCCGCACCCGCACGCCCGTATCAGCTCGATCGACACCTCGGCGGCGCTGGACATGCCGGGAGTGCGAGCAGTCGTTACACACCAGGACATTCCGGGTGATTCGTCGTACGGCAGACGTATCGCGGACCGTCCCGTCTTCGCCTCCGAGATCGTCCGCCATCACGGCGAGGCGATCGCCGCGGTCGCGGCCGACCACCCCGACACGGCCCGCCTCGCGGCGGCGGCGATCGCGGTCGAGTACGAACCCCTCGAACCGGTCACCGACCCCGAGAAGGCCTTCGCCGCCGAACCCCTGCACCCCGACGGCAATCTGATCCGCCACATCCCGCTCCGCTACGGCGACCCCGATGTGGCGGGCGAGGTGATCGTCGAGGGCCTCTACCGCATCGGCCGCCAGGATCCGGCCCCGATCGGCGCCGAGGCCGGCCTGGCCGTCCCGCGCCCGGACGGCGGCGTGGAGCTGTACGTCGCCTCCACCGACCCCCACACCGACCGCGATCTCGCGGCGGCGTGCTTCGGCCTGGAGCAGGACCGGGTGAAGGTCGTCGTCACGGGTGTCCCGGGCGCGACGGGTGACCGCGAGGACCCCGGCTTCCAGCTCCCGCTGGGCCTGCTGGCATTGAAGACGGGCTGCCCGGTCAAGCTGACGGCAACCCGCGAGGAGTCCTTCCTCGGCCACGCCCACCGCCACCCCACGCTGCTGCGCTACCGCCACCACGCGGACGCGGAGGGCCGCCTGGTCAAGGTCGAGGCCCAACTGCTCCTGGACGCGGGCGCGTACGCCGACGCCTCCTCCGAATCGCTCGCGGCCGCGGTTGCCTTCGCCTGCGGCCCGTACGTCGTCCCGCACGCCTTCATCGAGGGCTGGGCGGTCCGCACGAACAACCCTCCGTCGGGCCATGTGCGCGGCGAGGGAGCGATGCAGGTGTGCGCGGCGTACGAGGCCCAGATGGACAAACTGTCCGCCAAGCTCGGCCTCGACCCCACCGAACTCCGCCTCCGCAACGCCCTTGCCACCGGCGACATCCTCCCCACCGGCCAGACGGTCACCTGTCCCGCGCCTGTCGCGGAACTGCTCCACGCCGTACGGGACTTCCCGCTCCCCGACCTTCCCAAGGACACACCGGAGAACGACTGGCTGCTCCCCGGCGGCCCGGAGGGCGCGGGCGAACCCGGAGCGATCCGCCGCGGCGTGGGCTACGCACTGGGCATGGTCCACATGCTCGGCGCGGAAGGTACCGACGAAGTCTCCACAGCCACGGTCAAGGTCCACGACGGGATCGCGACCGTCATCTGCGCGGCAGTCGAAACGGGCCAGGGCTTCACCACGCTCGCCCGCCAGATCGTCCAGGAGACGCTGGGCATCGAAGAGGTCCGCGTGGCCTCGGTCGACACGGACCAGCCACCGGCGGGCCCGGCGGCCCACGGCCGCCACACATGGGTCTCGGGCGGCGCGGTCGAGAGGGCCGCGAGAATGGTCCGCACCCAGCTCCTCCAGCCGCTGGCCCACAAGTTCGGGATGTCGACGGAGCTGCTCCAGATCACCGACGGCAAGATCACGTCGTACGACGGCGTGCTGTCGACGACGGTGACGGAGGCGATGGACGGCAAGGAACTGTGGGCAACGGCCCAGTGCCGCCCCCACCCGACCGAGCCCCTCGACGACTCGGGCCAGGGAGACGCCTTCGTGGGCCTCGCGTTCTGCGCGATCCGCGCGGTGGTGGACGTCGACATCGAACTGGGCTCGATCCGCGTGGTCGAAATGGCGGTGGCCCAGGACGTGGGCCGCGTCCTGAACCCCGCCCAACTGGCTTCGCGCATCGAGGCGGGCGTGACCCAGGGCGTCGGCACAGCCCTGACGGAAAACCTCCGCACGGCCCGCGGCCTGGTCCGCCATCCCGACCTGACGGGCTACGCACTCCCGACATCTCTTGACGCTCCGGACATTCGCATCGTGAAACTGGTCGAGGAACGGGACGTGGTGGCCCCGTTCGGGGCGAAGCCGGCGAGCGCGGCCCCGGTGGTGACTTCCCCGGCGGCGGTGGCTTCGGCGGTACGCGCGGCAACGGGGAGGCCGATCAACCGGCTCCCGATCAGGCCTCAGGCGGCCGTGGCCATTCCCAACTCGTAA
- a CDS encoding (2Fe-2S)-binding protein, giving the protein MSNEENPHELPNELPPERGGWQPIPHGGEYDAEATAFLQLPPEGALDAAPLEAPGHGYVPPMITPLTPADETDPAATGTWAVPRGDGEPPAVQWPEPAAGYPGPADPHATGQWAFTETEPVQAASELTGQWTIPVAGGDLPDESGEFTTTALQSQWAAAAPPTTLPGGATAPWAPSPDAPATLPGGAPAPWAMAREPAAVEEPESAEPEAAPEESAGEAPAESPEEEPVPTSSTGSDEHPPSSYVLRVNGTDRPVTDAWIGESLLYVLRERLGLAGAKDGCSQGECGACNVQVDGRLVASCLVPAATAAGSEVRTVEGLATDGEPSDVQRALAGCGAVQCGFCIPGMAMTVHDLLEGNHAPTELETRQALCGNLCRCSGYRGVLDAVREVVAERGASAAAAAEASEEARIPHQAPPGAGSVQLHPHDGGMA; this is encoded by the coding sequence GTGAGCAATGAGGAGAACCCGCACGAGCTCCCGAACGAGCTCCCGCCGGAGCGGGGCGGCTGGCAGCCGATTCCGCACGGCGGTGAGTACGACGCCGAGGCCACGGCCTTCCTGCAGCTGCCGCCCGAGGGCGCGCTGGACGCCGCGCCGCTCGAGGCGCCGGGCCATGGCTATGTACCGCCGATGATCACGCCACTGACGCCGGCCGACGAGACGGATCCGGCCGCGACGGGCACGTGGGCCGTGCCCCGGGGCGACGGGGAGCCGCCCGCGGTGCAGTGGCCGGAGCCGGCGGCCGGGTACCCGGGACCCGCCGACCCGCACGCCACGGGCCAGTGGGCCTTCACCGAGACCGAGCCGGTCCAGGCAGCCTCGGAGCTGACCGGCCAGTGGACGATTCCGGTGGCGGGCGGCGATCTGCCCGACGAGTCGGGCGAGTTCACCACGACCGCGCTGCAGTCCCAGTGGGCCGCCGCGGCACCGCCCACCACGCTGCCGGGCGGTGCGACCGCCCCGTGGGCGCCGTCGCCCGACGCCCCGGCCACCCTTCCGGGCGGAGCGCCCGCGCCATGGGCGATGGCGCGGGAACCCGCGGCGGTGGAGGAGCCGGAGTCGGCCGAGCCCGAAGCAGCCCCTGAGGAGTCGGCCGGGGAAGCTCCTGCGGAGAGCCCCGAGGAGGAGCCCGTCCCCACCTCCTCCACCGGCAGCGACGAACACCCGCCCAGCTCCTACGTCCTGCGGGTCAACGGCACCGACCGGCCCGTCACCGACGCCTGGATCGGCGAATCCCTGCTCTACGTACTGCGCGAACGTCTCGGCCTGGCCGGCGCCAAGGACGGCTGCTCACAGGGCGAGTGCGGCGCGTGCAACGTCCAGGTCGACGGCCGTCTCGTCGCGTCCTGCCTGGTTCCCGCGGCGACCGCCGCCGGCTCCGAAGTACGTACGGTCGAAGGCCTCGCCACCGATGGCGAACCCTCCGACGTCCAGCGTGCTCTGGCGGGCTGCGGCGCGGTCCAGTGCGGCTTCTGCATCCCCGGCATGGCCATGACCGTCCACGACCTCCTCGAGGGCAACCACGCCCCCACCGAGCTCGAGACGCGGCAGGCCCTGTGCGGCAACCTCTGCCGCTGCTCCGGCTACCGGGGCGTCCTCGATGCCGTACGCGAAGTGGTCGCCGAGCGCGGTGCGAGCGCCGCGGCCGCGGCGGAGGCGAGTGAGGAAGCCCGCATTCCGCACCAGGCGCCCCCAGGCGCAGGTAGTGTGCAGCTCCACCCGCACGACGGAGGCATGGCGTGA
- a CDS encoding FAD binding domain-containing protein, whose translation MTTHAPQAAQSVTLPASLDEAVAALDAMPAAVPVAGGTDLMAAVNKGQLRPAGLVGLGRISEIRGWRYMDGHALLGAGLTHARMGRPDFAALIPALAASARAAGPPQIRNAGTLGGNIATAAPTGDALPVLAALEADLVIAGPGGARREIPVSHLLAGREMLAPAELIGFVRVPLLHAPQVFLKATGRTGPGRATASVAVVLDPARRGVRCAVGAIAPMPLRPLEAERWIASLIDWDGERGLATEALAAFGEYVAAACIPDPAPTAQGEEPPALPPAVLHLRRTVAALARRALGRALS comes from the coding sequence GTGACCACGCACGCACCGCAGGCGGCGCAGTCGGTGACGCTACCGGCCTCGCTCGACGAGGCCGTGGCGGCGCTCGACGCCATGCCCGCCGCCGTGCCCGTCGCCGGCGGTACGGACCTCATGGCCGCCGTCAACAAGGGCCAACTCCGCCCCGCGGGCCTCGTCGGCCTCGGCCGCATCAGCGAGATCCGCGGCTGGCGCTACATGGACGGGCACGCGCTGCTCGGAGCCGGACTCACCCACGCCCGGATGGGACGGCCCGACTTCGCGGCCCTCATCCCCGCGCTGGCCGCGTCCGCGCGCGCCGCGGGCCCGCCTCAGATCCGTAACGCAGGCACGCTCGGCGGCAATATCGCCACTGCCGCCCCGACCGGCGACGCCCTGCCCGTACTGGCAGCCCTCGAGGCGGACCTGGTGATCGCGGGACCCGGCGGCGCACGCCGCGAGATCCCCGTCTCCCATCTGCTGGCCGGCCGCGAGATGCTCGCCCCCGCCGAACTCATCGGGTTCGTCCGTGTGCCCCTGCTGCACGCCCCGCAGGTCTTCCTGAAGGCGACGGGCCGGACAGGGCCCGGCCGCGCCACCGCATCCGTCGCCGTCGTCCTCGACCCGGCGCGGCGCGGGGTGCGCTGCGCGGTGGGCGCGATCGCGCCGATGCCGCTGCGGCCGCTGGAGGCGGAGCGCTGGATCGCGTCGCTGATCGACTGGGACGGTGAGCGGGGCCTGGCGACCGAGGCGCTGGCGGCCTTCGGCGAGTACGTCGCGGCGGCGTGCATCCCGGATCCGGCCCCGACCGCGCAGGGCGAGGAGCCGCCCGCGCTGCCACCGGCCGTACTGCATCTGCGACGCACGGTCGCCGCACTGGCCCGACGTGCACTGGGGAGGGCGCTGTCGTGA
- a CDS encoding beta-N-acetylhexosaminidase translates to MTSLQPTSDLIPAPASSAPVAVEGPSRRGFLPDLDTTLFAAPGTRTTERWLRSTVGAALGLPLPPGEQHAVNSVTLLIDDSLESEAYRLGVVPSSGIEIRGGSAAGVFWGAQTLRQLLGPEAFRSAPVRSGPTHDIAHQVIEDAPRFPWRGLMLDVSRHFLPKDDVLRYLDLLAAHKLNVFHFHLTDDQGWRIEIKRHPRLTEVGAWRARTKYGHRASDLWDERPHGGYYTQDDIREIVAYAAERHITVVPEIDIPGHSQAAIAAYPELGNTDVIDTTTLSVWDNWGVNPNVLAPTDTTLRFYEGVFEELLGLFPATFIHIGGDECPKDQWKVSPAAQARIRELGLADEDELQSWFIRHFDSWLADRGRRLIGWDEILEGGLAPGAAVSSWRGYAGGIAAAEAGHDVVMCPEQQVYLDHRQHGGPDEPMPIGYVRTLEDVYRFEPVPPALSPEAAAHIVGTQANVWTEVMQDRPRVDYQVFPRLAAFAEVAWSALPAPAERDFADFERRMTAHYARLDALGVDYRPPGGPLPWQRRPGVIGRPIEGAPPNV, encoded by the coding sequence ATGACCTCCCTGCAGCCCACTTCGGATCTGATCCCCGCTCCCGCTTCTTCCGCTCCCGTCGCCGTCGAAGGCCCGTCCCGCCGCGGGTTCCTGCCGGACCTGGACACCACCCTTTTCGCGGCACCGGGAACCCGGACCACGGAGCGCTGGCTGCGCTCCACCGTCGGCGCCGCCCTCGGCCTGCCACTGCCGCCCGGCGAGCAGCACGCCGTGAACTCCGTCACGCTGCTCATCGACGACAGCCTGGAGTCCGAGGCGTACCGGCTCGGTGTGGTCCCGAGCTCGGGCATAGAGATCCGCGGCGGCAGCGCGGCGGGTGTCTTCTGGGGCGCGCAGACGCTGCGTCAGCTGCTCGGCCCCGAGGCGTTCCGCAGCGCGCCGGTGCGGTCGGGGCCGACGCACGACATCGCGCACCAGGTCATCGAGGACGCCCCCCGCTTCCCCTGGCGTGGCCTCATGCTCGATGTCTCACGGCACTTCCTGCCCAAGGACGACGTCCTGCGCTACCTCGACCTCCTCGCCGCCCACAAGCTCAACGTCTTCCACTTCCACCTCACCGACGACCAGGGCTGGCGCATCGAGATCAAGCGCCACCCCAGGCTGACGGAGGTCGGCGCGTGGCGGGCACGTACCAAATACGGTCACCGCGCCTCCGATCTCTGGGACGAGAGGCCGCACGGCGGTTACTACACGCAGGACGACATCCGCGAAATCGTCGCGTACGCCGCCGAGCGGCATATCACCGTCGTCCCCGAGATCGATATCCCCGGCCACTCGCAGGCCGCCATCGCCGCGTATCCGGAACTGGGCAACACCGACGTCATCGACACAACCACCCTCTCCGTCTGGGACAACTGGGGCGTCAACCCGAACGTACTCGCCCCCACTGACACCACCCTCCGCTTCTACGAGGGCGTCTTCGAGGAGCTCCTCGGCCTCTTCCCCGCCACGTTCATCCACATCGGGGGCGACGAGTGCCCGAAGGACCAGTGGAAGGTCTCTCCGGCCGCCCAGGCCCGTATCAGGGAACTCGGCCTGGCCGACGAGGACGAGCTCCAGTCCTGGTTCATCAGGCACTTCGACAGCTGGCTCGCCGATCGAGGCCGCCGTCTCATCGGCTGGGACGAGATCCTCGAGGGCGGCCTCGCCCCGGGCGCCGCCGTCTCCTCGTGGCGCGGATACGCCGGCGGCATCGCCGCGGCCGAAGCCGGCCACGACGTCGTCATGTGCCCCGAGCAGCAGGTGTACTTGGACCACCGCCAGCACGGCGGCCCCGACGAGCCGATGCCCATCGGCTACGTACGCACTCTTGAGGACGTCTACCGCTTCGAGCCCGTCCCCCCGGCCCTGTCGCCCGAGGCCGCCGCGCACATCGTCGGCACCCAGGCCAATGTCTGGACCGAGGTGATGCAGGACCGTCCCCGGGTCGACTACCAGGTCTTCCCACGGCTCGCGGCCTTCGCCGAAGTCGCCTGGTCCGCACTGCCCGCGCCCGCCGAGCGCGACTTCGCTGACTTCGAGCGGCGAATGACCGCTCACTACGCGCGCCTTGACGCGCTCGGCGTCGATTACCGACCGCCCGGCGGCCCGTTGCCGTGGCAGCGGCGACCTGGCGTGATCGGACGCCCGATCGAGGGGGCGCCCCCAAACGTGTGA
- a CDS encoding carbohydrate ABC transporter permease, with product MTLPRIQRPWRLAAEASALVIAAVVAFPLYWMVLSAFKPAGEIQSTEARPWTLSPSLDSFRRVFEQHEFGRYFLNSLIVAGVVVVASALIAFLAATAVTRFRFKYRTTLLIMFLVAQMVPVEALTIPLFFLMRDFGQLNTLGSLILPHIAFSLPFAIWMLRGFVKAVPEALEEAAYIDGASRSRFLWQILFPLVLPGLVATSVFSFISTWNDFLFAKSFIISDTSQSTLPMALLVFFKPDENDWGGIMAASSVMTVPVLVFFVLVQRRLVSGLGGAVKD from the coding sequence GTGACCTTGCCCCGCATCCAACGCCCCTGGCGCCTCGCCGCCGAGGCATCCGCGCTCGTCATCGCGGCCGTCGTGGCCTTCCCGCTGTACTGGATGGTGCTCTCCGCCTTCAAGCCCGCCGGCGAGATCCAGTCGACCGAGGCGCGCCCCTGGACGCTTTCCCCTTCGCTCGACTCCTTCCGCCGCGTCTTCGAACAGCACGAATTCGGCCGCTATTTCCTCAACAGCTTGATCGTCGCGGGGGTGGTCGTCGTCGCCTCCGCACTGATCGCCTTCCTGGCGGCGACGGCGGTCACCCGGTTCCGCTTCAAGTACCGCACCACCCTGCTGATCATGTTCCTTGTCGCGCAGATGGTGCCGGTCGAGGCGCTGACGATCCCGCTGTTCTTCCTGATGCGGGACTTCGGACAGCTGAACACCCTCGGCTCGCTGATCCTGCCGCACATCGCCTTCTCGTTGCCGTTCGCGATCTGGATGCTGCGCGGCTTTGTGAAGGCGGTCCCCGAGGCACTGGAGGAGGCGGCGTACATCGACGGCGCGAGCCGCTCGCGCTTCCTGTGGCAGATCCTCTTCCCGCTCGTCCTCCCTGGGCTGGTGGCGACGAGCGTGTTCTCGTTCATCTCGACCTGGAACGACTTCCTGTTCGCCAAGTCCTTCATCATCAGCGACACCTCGCAGTCGACGCTGCCGATGGCGCTGCTGGTCTTCTTCAAGCCGGACGAGAACGACTGGGGCGGGATCATGGCAGCGTCCAGTGTGATGACCGTGCCGGTGCTCGTCTTCTTCGTACTCGTACAGCGACGTCTGGTCTCCGGACTGGGCGGCGCGGTGAAGGACTGA
- a CDS encoding carbohydrate ABC transporter permease: protein MTNGTNGGPEAPDGAGARGGAGTSAGAAVPRGEAGVGEALVATGSAGGPDIPGPRTGTSAAGRSGAVAVLAGPDPKGLPDGSQSARKARTARGSRRGQGYGGRTPWLYLAPALVVLGGLLVYPIYQLGLISLLEYTQAQVSGGEPTTFQGLGNYRTLLADSQFWQVLLATLVFAASCVVTTLAVGCGLAVLLTRVRALPRLALMLAALGAWATPAITGSTVWVFLFDPDYGPVNRLLGLGDFSWTYGRYSAFALVLLEVVWCSFPFVMVTVYAGIKAIPPEVLEAASLDGATQWRTWRSVTAPMLRPILVVVTIQSVIWDFKVFTQIYVMTNGGGIAGQNLVLNVYAYQKAFASSQYSLGSAIGVVMLLILLAVTLVYLRLLRRQGEEL, encoded by the coding sequence ATGACCAACGGTACGAACGGGGGGCCTGAAGCCCCGGACGGCGCGGGGGCACGCGGCGGGGCGGGCACGTCTGCCGGGGCGGCGGTGCCTCGCGGCGAGGCAGGCGTCGGCGAGGCCTTGGTCGCCACCGGCAGCGCGGGCGGCCCGGACATCCCGGGCCCGCGCACCGGGACCTCCGCGGCCGGCCGGTCCGGCGCGGTCGCGGTACTCGCGGGCCCGGATCCCAAAGGCCTTCCGGACGGCTCCCAGAGCGCCCGGAAGGCGCGCACGGCCCGCGGCTCCCGGCGCGGGCAGGGATACGGGGGCCGGACGCCGTGGCTCTACCTCGCGCCCGCGCTCGTCGTCCTCGGCGGGCTGCTCGTCTACCCCATCTACCAGCTCGGCCTGATCTCCCTCCTGGAGTACACCCAGGCCCAGGTCAGCGGCGGCGAACCGACCACATTCCAGGGGCTCGGCAACTACCGCACCCTCTTGGCCGACAGCCAGTTCTGGCAGGTCCTGCTCGCGACCCTGGTCTTCGCCGCCTCCTGCGTCGTCACCACGCTCGCCGTGGGCTGCGGCCTCGCCGTCCTGCTGACGCGCGTACGGGCCCTGCCCCGCCTCGCGCTGATGCTGGCCGCGCTCGGCGCATGGGCGACCCCGGCCATCACCGGGTCCACGGTCTGGGTCTTCCTCTTCGACCCGGACTACGGACCCGTCAACCGGCTTCTCGGCCTCGGCGACTTCTCGTGGACGTACGGGCGCTACAGCGCCTTCGCGCTCGTGCTTCTCGAAGTGGTGTGGTGCTCGTTCCCGTTCGTGATGGTGACGGTGTACGCGGGCATCAAGGCGATCCCCCCGGAGGTGCTGGAGGCCGCCTCACTGGACGGCGCCACGCAATGGCGGACCTGGCGCTCCGTCACCGCCCCGATGCTCCGCCCCATTCTCGTCGTCGTCACCATCCAGTCGGTCATCTGGGACTTCAAGGTCTTCACCCAGATTTATGTGATGACGAACGGCGGAGGCATCGCCGGACAGAATCTCGTGCTCAATGTGTACGCCTATCAGAAAGCCTTCGCGTCCTCGCAGTACAGCCTGGGCTCGGCGATCGGCGTCGTGATGCTGCTGATTCTGCTCGCCGTCACCCTCGTCTATCTGCGACTGCTGCGACGCCAGGGAGAAGAGCTGTGA
- a CDS encoding extracellular solute-binding protein, which translates to MKLSARIAAPAAALALAGVTATACAPQTSDNRATKDEKSGTLRVWLFQEVNNKPKEQVVDAAVAAFGKKHKDAKVEVEYIPVETRAQKIKAAFNDPRSAPDLIEYGNTDTAGYVKDGGLADVSAEFTAWDEAKDTDPTAKQSVTVGGKIYGAPLFVGVRALYYRTDVFKELGIAAPKTQDELIATAKKIHKAEPELYGLAVGGAYTYGAMPFIWANGGELAEESGGSYKAAINSPAARKGITAYTSLFGNDNCPAAKCASMGGNATVTAFASGKAAMAIGGDFSHQAVEAGSVKGKYAVVPLPGLKAGETAPAFAGGNNIGVLKSSSHRTLAVDLMKQFTGKETQRMLFEAMGFLPTYTDVRSEAAKKEPFVDPFVRTLGAGAKFVPASPGWGQIDASLVLPTMFQEIVSGKKDVAAASDDAAKKMDAAFAAAG; encoded by the coding sequence ATGAAGCTGTCTGCCCGAATTGCCGCCCCCGCCGCGGCACTTGCGCTGGCGGGCGTCACCGCCACCGCCTGCGCCCCCCAGACCTCCGACAACCGCGCCACGAAGGACGAGAAGAGCGGCACCCTGCGCGTCTGGCTCTTCCAGGAGGTCAACAACAAGCCGAAGGAGCAGGTCGTCGACGCCGCGGTCGCCGCGTTCGGCAAGAAGCACAAGGACGCGAAGGTCGAGGTCGAGTACATCCCGGTCGAGACCCGCGCCCAGAAGATCAAGGCCGCCTTCAATGACCCGAGGAGCGCGCCGGATCTGATCGAGTACGGCAATACCGACACGGCCGGATACGTCAAGGACGGCGGGCTCGCCGACGTCAGCGCGGAGTTCACCGCCTGGGACGAGGCCAAGGACACCGACCCGACCGCCAAGCAGTCGGTCACGGTCGGCGGCAAGATCTACGGCGCGCCGCTCTTCGTCGGCGTACGCGCGCTCTACTACCGCACCGATGTCTTCAAGGAGCTGGGCATCGCGGCTCCCAAGACCCAGGACGAACTGATCGCCACCGCCAAGAAGATCCACAAGGCGGAGCCGGAGCTGTACGGGCTCGCGGTCGGCGGCGCGTACACCTATGGCGCGATGCCGTTCATCTGGGCCAACGGCGGCGAACTGGCCGAGGAGAGCGGCGGTTCGTACAAGGCGGCCATCAACAGCCCGGCCGCGCGGAAGGGCATCACGGCGTACACCTCGCTCTTCGGCAACGACAACTGCCCGGCCGCCAAGTGCGCCTCCATGGGCGGCAACGCCACGGTCACCGCGTTCGCCTCGGGCAAGGCGGCCATGGCCATCGGCGGCGACTTCAGCCATCAGGCGGTGGAGGCGGGCTCGGTGAAGGGCAAGTACGCGGTGGTGCCGCTGCCGGGACTGAAGGCGGGCGAGACGGCGCCGGCCTTCGCGGGCGGCAACAACATCGGCGTACTGAAGAGCAGTTCGCACCGCACGCTGGCGGTGGACCTCATGAAGCAGTTCACCGGCAAGGAGACGCAGCGCATGCTCTTCGAAGCCATGGGCTTCCTGCCGACGTACACCGATGTGCGGTCGGAGGCGGCGAAGAAGGAGCCGTTCGTCGACCCCTTCGTCAGGACACTGGGCGCGGGCGCCAAGTTCGTCCCGGCCTCACCGGGCTGGGGCCAGATCGACGCGTCACTGGTGCTGCCGACGATGTTCCAGGAGATCGTGAGCGGCAAGAAGGACGTGGCTGCGGCGTCGGATGACGCGGCGAAGAAGATGGACGCGGCGTTCGCTGCCGCGGGCTGA
- a CDS encoding DUF3039 domain-containing protein: MSTLEPERGTGTGTLVEPTPQVSHGDGDHERFAHYVQKDKIMASALDGTPVVALCGKVWVPGRDPKKYPVCPMCKEIYESMGPGGDKDKDKGGKDKK; this comes from the coding sequence ATGAGCACTCTTGAGCCCGAGCGCGGGACAGGCACGGGGACCCTCGTAGAGCCGACGCCGCAGGTGTCGCACGGCGACGGCGACCACGAGCGCTTCGCCCATTACGTCCAGAAGGACAAGATCATGGCGAGTGCCCTCGACGGCACTCCGGTGGTGGCACTGTGCGGGAAGGTCTGGGTGCCGGGGCGCGACCCCAAGAAGTACCCGGTCTGCCCGATGTGCAAGGAGATCTACGAGTCCATGGGCCCTGGTGGCGACAAGGACAAGGACAAGGGCGGCAAGGACAAGAAGTAA
- a CDS encoding YqgE/AlgH family protein — protein MTEVSSLTGRLLVATPALADPNFDRAVVLLLDHDDEGSLGVVLNRPTPVVVGDILESWGALAGEPGVVFQGGPVSLDAALGVAVIPGDEGPLGWRRVYGAIGLVDLETPPELLGAALGSLRIFAGYAGWGPGQLEDELTGGAWYVVESEPGDVSSPRPESLWRAVLRRQRNELAMFATYPDDPSLN, from the coding sequence ATGACCGAGGTGTCCTCGCTCACAGGGCGGCTGCTCGTCGCCACACCCGCCCTCGCGGACCCGAACTTCGACCGGGCGGTGGTTCTGCTGCTCGACCACGACGACGAGGGCTCGCTCGGCGTCGTCCTCAACCGGCCCACGCCGGTGGTCGTCGGCGACATCCTGGAGTCCTGGGGCGCACTGGCGGGCGAGCCCGGCGTGGTTTTCCAGGGCGGCCCGGTCTCGCTCGACGCCGCGCTCGGCGTCGCGGTGATCCCGGGCGACGAGGGCCCGCTGGGCTGGCGGCGGGTGTACGGGGCGATCGGCCTGGTCGACCTGGAGACGCCGCCGGAGCTGCTCGGTGCGGCGCTGGGCTCACTGCGGATCTTCGCCGGGTACGCGGGGTGGGGGCCGGGCCAGTTGGAGGACGAACTGACCGGCGGCGCCTGGTACGTCGTCGAGTCGGAGCCTGGCGATGTCTCATCGCCCCGGCCGGAGAGCCTGTGGCGGGCTGTGCTGCGGCGGCAGCGGAACGAACTGGCGATGTTCGCGACGTATCCGGACGACCCCTCGCTCAACTGA